The following is a genomic window from Nguyenibacter vanlangensis.
GCGACCGAGCGGCGGCGCGCGCGTCGGCCGAGCAACTTGCGTGGTTACGCCTGCAAAATCAGGTCGATCTGGCCAACGATTATTTCTTTCTGCGCTACGATGATTCGATGACGTCTCTTCTGCAAGCGACGGTCGCCGCATATGCCCGTGCGCTGGATATGACCCGACAGCGTCACAATCTGGGGGCGGTCAGCGAAGTGGACGTCATTTCCGCCCAGACGCAAATGCAAAACGCGCAGGCGCAGCTTGTCGGCGTCGGTATCGACCGGGCAACGCAAGAACATGCGATCGCCGTCTTGGTGGGCGTTCCGCCGGAAGCGCTGACGATTACGTCGGGTTCGTTGGTCGGGGCGGTTCCGACGGTGCCGGTGGAACTCCCGTCCCGCCTGCTGGAGCGGCGTCCCGACGTCGTGGAAGCCGAGCAGAACGTGGTCGAACAGAACGCGATGATCGGCGCGGCCATCGCGGCGTACTACCCGGATGTGAATCTGGGCGCGCTCGGGGGATATAGCGGGTCGGGGGCCCTGTTCCAGGCTGGAAACAAGCTTTGGCTGATGACGGCGCAGGGCAGCGAGGTGCTTTTCAATGGCGGCGCGCGCTCCGCCAAGGTGCGGAGCGCACGGGCCAATTACGAGCAGAGTGTTGCGGCATATCGCCAGAAGGTGCTGGAGGCATTCCAGGGCGTCGATGATAATCTATCGAGTCTGCGAATCCTGGAACGGAAGGGAGGCATACAGGACGCGACGATCGCGAGCGCACGGCAAGGCATGCGGTTTGCGCTCAACGAATATCGAATGGGTGCCGTGGACTATACGACCGTCATCAACGCGCAGACCTCTGCCCTGAGCGCGGAGGAAAGCGGATTGCAGATTCGTCAGCAGCGCCTGTCGGCCACTGTGTCGCTCATCGAGGCGCTGGGCGGTGCATGGCGTGAATAGATCGGGTGTTCGTGGGGGGCAGCGCACCAGTTCCCCGCCACCCATCGTCCGGGATGCCGCCAATCCCTTCCGGACCTGGCACTGTCGTGCCAGGTCGCGGGCAGTTCCTTAACGCAGGCCGCCGGAGGCGATCAGGGTTTCGCCGGTCAGCCAACGAGACTCGTCGGACGCCAGGAAAACCGCCAGCGGTGCGATATCCTGCACCTGACCTGTGCGGCCCAGAGGCGTTTGCGCGATGATGGCCTGCTCCATCTCCGAGCCAACGATGCTCGCGGTCTGGGTGCCTTCGGTCTCGATCAGTCCGGGATTGATCGCGTTGACCCGGATCTGCTTCGGCCCGAGTTCCCGCGCCAGAGACCCGGTGATGGCGTCCACCGCGCCCCGTGCCGGTATAGACCGCCGAATTGGGCGGCGTGATGCGCGACACGACCGAACTGATATTGATGATGCTGCCGCCCGCGCCCAGATGGCCGACCGCGGCCTGGGTCGTCAGCAACGTGCCCAATACGTTGACGTTGAAGAGCCGGTGGAAATGCTCCTCGGTGATCTCCCCGATC
Proteins encoded in this region:
- a CDS encoding efflux transporter outer membrane subunit; translation: MYEALRRLFAWGLAPVALCGCMVGPNYHRPSIDAPAAFKEASAAGVNWGPARPNDGAEKGAWWLVFRDPQLSTLEERVAVNNQNLKAALAAHDAAEATVDETRAGLLPTIALGPRIRRYHLNDQFGTDGQTRTRPAFSGTISWHLDLWGEIRRQVESDRAAARASAEQLAWLRLQNQVDLANDYFFLRYDDSMTSLLQATVAAYARALDMTRQRHNLGAVSEVDVISAQTQMQNAQAQLVGVGIDRATQEHAIAVLVGVPPEALTITSGSLVGAVPTVPVELPSRLLERRPDVVEAEQNVVEQNAMIGAAIAAYYPDVNLGALGGYSGSGALFQAGNKLWLMTAQGSEVLFNGGARSAKVRSARANYEQSVAAYRQKVLEAFQGVDDNLSSLRILERKGGIQDATIASARQGMRFALNEYRMGAVDYTTVINAQTSALSAEESGLQIRQQRLSATVSLIEALGGAWRE